Proteins encoded by one window of Streptomyces sp. ALI-76-A:
- a CDS encoding DUF503 domain-containing protein, with protein sequence MYVGTLSFDLLLGDVRSLKEKRSVVRPIVAELQRKYAVSVAEVDHLDLHRRAGIGLAMVSGDTGHLTDVLDRCERMVAGRPEVELLSVRRRLHGDDD encoded by the coding sequence ATGTATGTGGGGACGCTGTCCTTCGACCTCCTCCTCGGCGACGTACGGTCGCTGAAGGAGAAACGCTCCGTCGTCCGCCCGATCGTCGCCGAGCTCCAGCGGAAGTACGCGGTGAGCGTGGCCGAGGTGGACCACCTGGACCTTCATCGGCGGGCCGGCATCGGCCTCGCCATGGTGTCCGGCGACACGGGGCACCTGACCGATGTGCTGGACCGGTGCGAGCGCATGGTCGCCGGCCGCCCGGAGGTGGAGCTGCTGTCGGTGAGACGGCGCCTCCACGGCGACGACGACTAG
- the rbfA gene encoding 30S ribosome-binding factor RbfA has translation MADNARAKRLADLIREVVAQKLQRGIKDPRLGSHVTITDTRVTGDLREATVFYTVYGDDEERAAAAAGLESAKGVLRSAVGAAAGVKFTPTLTFVADALPDTAKTIEDLLNRARQSDEKVREVSAGATYAGDADPYKKPGEDEDDTAE, from the coding sequence GTGGCCGACAACGCGCGGGCTAAGAGGCTGGCGGACCTCATCCGAGAGGTGGTGGCCCAGAAGCTGCAGCGCGGGATCAAGGACCCGCGGCTCGGCTCGCACGTCACCATCACGGACACCCGGGTCACGGGTGACCTGCGGGAGGCGACCGTCTTCTACACGGTGTACGGCGACGACGAGGAGCGGGCGGCCGCGGCCGCCGGACTGGAGAGCGCCAAGGGCGTGCTCCGCTCCGCCGTCGGCGCGGCGGCGGGCGTGAAGTTCACCCCGACGCTGACCTTCGTGGCGGACGCGCTGCCGGACACCGCGAAGACCATCGAGGACCTCCTCAACCGGGCGCGCCAGTCCGACGAGAAGGTGCGCGAGGTCTCGGCCGGCGCCACCTACGCCGGTGACGCGGACCCGTACAAGAAGCCGGGTGAGGACGAGGACGACACCGCCGAATGA
- the truB gene encoding tRNA pseudouridine(55) synthase TruB has protein sequence MTQRNQTPDGLVIVDKPSGFTSHDVVAKMRGIARTRRVGHAGTLDPMATGVLVLGVEKATKLLGHLALTEKEYLGTIRLGQTTLTDDAEGEITRSVDASKVTREAVDAGIAQLSGHIMQVPSKVSAIKIDGVRSYKRAREGEEFEIPARPVTVSSFAVYDVRDAVAEDGTPVLDLVVSVVCSSGTYIRALARDLGAGLGVGGHLTALRRTRVGPYKLDSARTLDQLQEELTVMPIAEAATAAFPRWDVDARRAKLLTNGVRLDMPEEYVGRGAVAVFDPEGVFLALVEEHKGKAKSLAVFG, from the coding sequence ATGACGCAGAGGAACCAGACGCCCGACGGCCTTGTCATCGTCGACAAGCCGTCGGGCTTCACTTCGCACGACGTCGTCGCCAAGATGCGCGGGATCGCCCGGACCCGCCGCGTCGGCCACGCCGGCACCCTCGACCCCATGGCCACGGGCGTCCTCGTCCTCGGCGTCGAGAAGGCGACCAAGCTGCTCGGACACCTCGCACTCACCGAGAAGGAGTACCTGGGCACGATCCGCCTGGGACAGACGACCCTGACCGACGACGCCGAGGGCGAGATCACGAGGTCGGTCGACGCCTCGAAGGTCACCCGGGAAGCCGTCGACGCCGGGATCGCCCAGCTGTCCGGCCACATCATGCAGGTGCCGTCCAAGGTCAGCGCCATCAAGATCGACGGCGTCCGCTCCTACAAGCGGGCACGGGAGGGCGAGGAGTTCGAGATCCCCGCCCGGCCGGTCACCGTCTCGTCCTTCGCGGTGTACGACGTCCGGGACGCCGTCGCCGAGGACGGCACCCCGGTGCTCGACCTGGTGGTGTCGGTGGTCTGCTCGTCCGGCACGTACATCCGGGCCCTGGCCCGCGATCTCGGGGCCGGTCTGGGCGTCGGCGGCCACCTCACGGCTCTGCGGCGGACGCGGGTGGGCCCGTACAAGCTGGACTCCGCGCGCACCCTCGACCAGCTCCAGGAGGAGCTGACCGTGATGCCGATCGCCGAGGCGGCCACCGCCGCGTTCCCGCGCTGGGACGTGGACGCCAGGCGCGCCAAGCTGCTGACGAACGGTGTACGGCTCGACATGCCCGAGGAGTACGTGGGCAGGGGCGCGGTGGCCGTGTTCGACCCCGAGGGCGTCTTCCTCGCGCTCGTCGAGGAACACAAGGGCAAGGCGAAGAGTCTGGCCGTGTTCGGCTGA